The stretch of DNA GTAAAACATTGATTTTAGTAGCATCTTTCCCCAGAATTGCTTTAGTATTAAATAGTCTAGCAATGTTATTGGCTTCTGCCTCAGCAAATGGCAAAGGCTCTAACTGACGAGGGATTTCATCAGGATTAATGGCTACTTTTGGCATTCGAGGATTGCCGACTACTAATACATCTTTCAGAACAGTTTGTTTAAGTTTTTCATTTTGTTGATGGGTCAGTGATAAAACTTGAATAGAAGGAGAAGTTAGAATAGTATGTTGTTCAATTAAATATTTGCCATTTTCGTCTTGTAATGCAGCAAAGGGAACAAAAAACAAAGTGTCATCAGGAATAAAAACTATATGTTCATTGGGGTTTTTCGGTAATTCGGTAGCAATTGGCTGAATCAAAACTTTATGTAATTGCTTTAAATATTTACTCCATTCATGAGTGCTAGAAACAGGTATTTTATTGACTAGTTGGTCTAAAATTAGATGATTTTCATTTTGACTTTTTGTTAAGTCAACAGAGTGAAAAGTAACTTTGCCTGTGGGTTTAACCACCCAAATATATAATTCTGATTCCTGCCATTCCCTTTTTCCGGGAATTTTCACCATTAAGGGATGATGAATAATTGAATATTCCACTAGTGTGGCATTCTGCTGTTTGGCTATTTGTTGGATTTGCTTAATTTTAGGCGGTTGTGGCGGCTCGAATTGATGATTCGTTTGGAACAGACGAGATGCTACTAATTCTACTAATACTCTGGCTTTTGACCATTCCGCAGTTTCTAAAGCAGCCTCTGGCTTTTTCTGAGCAATGAATACGCGCTGTAAAGTGATAAATGGTGCTTCATACCTGTCACGCACAAAAACTTTTGATATATCTGATAACTCTGAATTAGCAAAAATGTTTTTTAGCCCATCTTCAATTACCTTAATACCTTTTAAGAGTTTGGTTTGAGATTCTTGTAATTTGCCAGTATTGAGAAGTAAATTCCCTAACCGTCCTAATGTTCCACCATAGTAACGAGCAGAGTTCTCTGCTAAAAACGGTAAAAGTTTCTCATAAGCCTTCACAGCTTGATCTGTATTTCCTATGAGTTCATAAGATTCAGCTAATCGAAATAGGGCTTCTCTTTCTAACGAAATGTTTTCAACTTTTTTCGCTAAATCTAAACTTTGTTCATAATAGTCAATAGCTATTAAATTTTTCCCTGAAATAGAGTAAGCATCTGCTAGATTTTGTAAGGTTATCGCCTCATAACTTTGGTCTTTAATTTCTCGATAGATATTGAGAGCCTCTTGAAAAGAATGAATTGCTTCCTCAAATTTACCTTGTTCTAGTTGCTGATTACCTTCTTCTATTAAGTGTGATGCTTTTACTTGTGGATCATTTGGTATTTGTGCTAATGTTTGAGTGCTAGGAAGTACTGTTTCAATATCAATTAAATATATTGAAACAGTAGACATAACAATAATTATGGTCATTAAAATAAATTTGTATAAGTACATTTATATAAGTAAAATCTAGATTTACAAAACTCAATATTTGGCTGAGAAATCTTATAGTCAGCAGACAAATTGCTGGCATCTCAGCATCTATTATGAAGTACTTGCAACACTCTTATAAGTTTAATAAATAAAAATTTAACGTCAGTTCGGTTTAATTCTCTGATATTTTCGTTTCTATTCATATACTAAAGTGCGGCACAACTTACACTTAATCCTTTTGGCCAACAAACTGTTGCTATGATTGTCAGCACTGCTTTAACTAATCCTCAGTTTGCTCAAATGTATTGGACTAAGTACTTGCAACCACGACGACAGGCTTTTTCTGTTGTCCTTGAACGTGCCAAATTGCGAGGTGAGCTTTTGATAAATGCTGATTCTGATTTATTTTTTGACACAATTAGTAGTCTCATGCTTTATGCTTCGGTTTTTCCACCCACTACTGAATCATGGTCAGCTTACGTTCGGCGGATGTTGAATTTTCTGTTCCAGGATAAGATTGCTTAAAAAGCTACTGTAGGCCGCAGCCCATCAAGTGAATCCAAGCATAGAGCCTGTAATCACAAAACAATTGATTATACGCCGGATGGCACAGACAGATTTGCTTGATTTTTTAGCATATCAAACTCACCCGGAAGTTCTGCGCTATATGCCTGTAGAACCACTGACTCAGGAAAGAGCCATCGACTTTCTTGCCCGACAAGCAGTAGTGGAGAT from Nostoc sp. HK-01 encodes:
- a CDS encoding TPR repeat-containing protein, producing the protein MYLYKFILMTIIIVMSTVSIYLIDIETVLPSTQTLAQIPNDPQVKASHLIEEGNQQLEQGKFEEAIHSFQEALNIYREIKDQSYEAITLQNLADAYSISGKNLIAIDYYEQSLDLAKKVENISLEREALFRLAESYELIGNTDQAVKAYEKLLPFLAENSARYYGGTLGRLGNLLLNTGKLQESQTKLLKGIKVIEDGLKNIFANSELSDISKVFVRDRYEAPFITLQRVFIAQKKPEAALETAEWSKARVLVELVASRLFQTNHQFEPPQPPKIKQIQQIAKQQNATLVEYSIIHHPLMVKIPGKREWQESELYIWVVKPTGKVTFHSVDLTKSQNENHLILDQLVNKIPVSSTHEWSKYLKQLHKVLIQPIATELPKNPNEHIVFIPDDTLFFVPFAALQDENGKYLIEQHTILTSPSIQVLSLTHQQNEKLKQTVLKDVLVVGNPRMPKVAINPDEIPRQLEPLPFAEAEANNIARLFNTKAILGKDATKINVLQRMKTAQIIHLATHGWAEDQGGLGSWIALAPSAGDNGLLTAEEILSLKLKAKLVVLSACETARGSLTGDGVVGLSRSLIAAGTPSVIVSLWNIPDESTELIMTEFYQHFQQAPDKAQALRQAMLVLIKQRYLPLNWAAFTLIGEP
- a CDS encoding TetR family transcriptional regulator protein; this translates as MIVSTALTNPQFAQMYWTKYLQPRRQAFSVVLERAKLRGELLINADSDLFFDTISSLMLYASVFPPTTESWSAYVRRMLNFLFQDKIA